The window GATTTTCTGTATCACGTTGAGCCAGTCGAAAACAACGCCAAGGTCGATGAGTACGCGCTCGCCAGTCGCTTGTCGTATTTCTTCTGGAACAGCCAACCCGATGAGCGGCTCCTCGCACTGGCCAAGGACAAAAAACTGGCGAAATCAGAAACGCTGCAGAGCGAAGTTGATCGTCTGTTGAGCGACGCCAAAGCCCAGCGGTTCATCGACGATTTTCTCGGCCAATGGCTGAAGCTGCGGCAGATTGCGGCAACCGATCCAGATCGAAAGTTGTATCCCGAGTTCAGCGCCTACCTGCAAGATTCGATGGTTGCAGAGACACGAGCCTACTTTCGTGAGCTCGTCGAGAAAAACCTTTCAGCTAGCCATTTGATCCGTTCCGATTTCGCGATGGTGAACGAAAAACTCGCGAAGCACTATGGCATCGAAGGGGTGAGCGGCCCGGAGATTCGCCGCGTGCAGTTGCCGGCTGGTTCGCTCCGCGGCGGCTTCCTCACGCAGGCCTCGATTCTGAAGATCACCGCCAACGGCACGACGACGTCGCCTGTTCCGCGCGGCGCCTTTGTGATGGAGCGACTTCTCGGCTTGCCGCCAGAACCGCCGCCGCCGAACATTCCGGCGATCGAACCCGATGTTCGTGGTGCGAGCACCATTCGCGAACAACTGGCCAAGCATCGCGCCGATACCGCCTGTGCGTCCTGCCATGCGAAAATGGATCCGCCGGGCTTTGCCTTGGAAGCCTTCGATGTGATCGGCGGTTTCCGCGAACGCTATCGCTCGATCGGCGACGGTGACACCGCGCCGCGCGGCAACATCGACCCCTTCATCGGCATCAGTTTCAAACTTGGCCCGCAGGTCGATCCCTCCGGCATCCTGCCTGATGATCGGCAGTTCAAAGATGTCCGCGAGTATCAGGAACTGATGGCCGGTAATGAATCCCTGCTGCTGAAGAACCTCGCCCGCCAACTGACGATTTACTCCACCGGCCGAGATCTCGCCTTCGGCGATCGTGAGCCGATCACCACGATCGTCGAACGCACGCAAAAGAGCGGCGGTGGCATTCGGCGGTTGATTCACGAAGTGGTGCAAAGCGAGTTGTTTCGTGCCCCATGAGGCGATTGCAGATGGCGGATCGCAGAATGCAGATTGGAAGACGGGTACAGGAACGCGTTATGCTGAAGAATTTGATTTTTGTTGTGATTTGCCTTGTAGCCGGCGGTTTGCGTGCGCAAGAACCATCTGCTGAAACCGCCACGATCAAACTTCGCGTCACCGGCCTTTTCTCTCCCGAGCGCGAGCAAGATTTGCGTGAGGTGATGCTGCTAATCCCCGATGCTACGCTCAAAAGCATCGACTACGGCGCTGCCGAAGCGGTGTTTGAGTACGACCCCAAAAAATCGTTCGACAAAGCCAAGCCCGACAAAATTCCGGAACGGCTCGACAACGCCGTTCGCACTCATTCGCATTCCACCTTCGGCATTAAACCGCTCAGCGCAACGCCGGCGGACAAACTGCAAACCGTTGAAATCGGCGTGCTCGGTCTCGATTGCAAAGGTTGCGCGCTAGCTGCTTACGAATCGGTCGCGCGCATCGAAGGAGTCATGCAAGCGACGGCGAACTTCAAGGCGGGTTTGGTGACGGCCAAATTCGATCCAGAAAAAACGAACAAGGCAGCCCTCGAAGAAGCACTTACGCGCGCCCGCGTCGATCTGAAGAAGCCCGCGCCGTAGCCCTTCTTACTGGCGTCGTTCGAGGGCCGCGGGTTTGACCACGGCTTGCTTCTCCTGGGCGTACCAGAATTGCCAGGCTTGTGAATTGAAGCCGAAGTTCACACCGCTGCCGGCCAATTGGGCCAGGCCGTCGAGCACGTGTTGATTTTGCACGCGATAGACGTAAGTCTTCGGGCCTTCATTCGAACGAAAGTTGGTGCCACCCGTGCCGTTACTGCTGCTGCTGAACGATTGACTGTAGGTGTCGCCCGCGCCGCGGCCGGTAGAGCCGACCGTTTGCGTGTGCGTGGTGACGAGGGCGGCAATCAGCGGCGCGATGGCAGTGCGATCACCCAGACGGCCGAGAGCGATGCCGGCTCGATTGATGGTGACGTTGTTGGTGTCTTTCAACGCCCGGATGTAACCATCGGCGATGTGCGGTGGATTGGCTTTGACGATCTTGTCGAGGCAGTAATGAAAAATCTCCTCGTCGGCGTCGCTCAGCGAGATACTGACGAGCGCCCGTTCCGCGGCTGAGTTATTCATCTCGGCGAGCACGTCGGCAAACAGCATCTTGATGCGGCGGTTCTTGTCTTCCTTCATCACCGTGACGAGCGGGCCGATCGCGACGGGATCGTGAATGTCGGACAAGTACTCGGCTGCTTCCCGAGCCTTGGCCATGATGTCCAGCTCTCTTCGCCAACGACGGATCTTGCCGAGCCATTCTTTTTCTTCAAGCTCGCGCTTGGCCGAGATTTCAAGGAGTTCAATCTCCTGAATCGTCCGCCATCGGCCTTTGTAAAGCTCGTAGCCGTCCTGCCGCCTGGTCTCAGCGTGCTTCACCCATTTACCGTCCAGTAAGACGTAACCCATCGCGCGGCGGGCGCCGGCATGCTTTTCGTCCAGATCGAGAACCCGCGCTACGTGCAAGTTGCGCTCGGCAGTCAGTTGCTGCACCTTGCACCACTCGGCCAGTTTCCACTGATCCGCAGCCGTATCGGCAAATGTTGGCAGCAGCCGCTGATACTCGGCCAGCGCGGGGCGTTGCTGCGAAGCCTGCCGGACTTGCGTCAGTTGCAGCGAAACGACCAAGCCCGCGCCCGTGCGGACGCGGTAATGCGTCAGCGGTAGTTCGTCGCGGTTCAGCCATTCCCCTTCGACCACGCCGCCCGACTCGAGGGCAAAGACGTCGAGCGCCAGCGACGAAGCAGGGTCAGCCAGCGCAACCGTGAAGGCGCCACAAAGGAGCATCGTGCGTGACCAGCATGGCATTAAACTGCGCATGCCTCTCAATATACGAGCGCGGATTCAGCGGCGGCAAGTGTTTCGCCAGGTTCCACGATTCGGTGCTCGCGGGCGAAATCTCAAGAATCGCCTGCCAAACCGGAGGATTTCCCTCGTTGACGCCCCCGCGGCGGTCTGGTAGAAAATTGGATTCGCTAATAGCCGAAAATTGTCTCTAAACGTATACACTCCAGAAGGTTGAACGCATGGGCGGGATCATTCATCGGATGAAGGAATTGCGGCAACGCCGTAAGCGCAAGAAGAAGCTGGCCGTTTTCAAGCGGAAGGCCGTGAAGGCCAGCGCTTCGGAAAAAGCCGTCATCGCGAACAAACTTCGCCGCATGACCGCCGGCGCCGAAGTGATCATTGCTGCTATGGGTCTGGAAGAGAAGCGCTAATCTGCCGCAGCCGTTAAGGCTACTTGGCATTTTTGAGGACTGAAAGATGGCCCATTCGGCACACCACGACGAACACGCTGGCGACAAGCACTTTGACGACCACGAGAGCCAGCAGCACCTGGATGAAGATAGCGAAGCCTGGAACGGCGTAACTGGGCTCCTGCTCTTCATCGTGACCATCGGCCTGGCGCTGGCCTCGCTGACGCTGTTTTTGTCGCGCAATCCGTAGCGATTCCCCGTAGGCCGGAACAAGCCCTGCGCAGTTCCGGCA is drawn from Anatilimnocola floriformis and contains these coding sequences:
- a CDS encoding heavy-metal-associated domain-containing protein, translating into MLKNLIFVVICLVAGGLRAQEPSAETATIKLRVTGLFSPEREQDLREVMLLIPDATLKSIDYGAAEAVFEYDPKKSFDKAKPDKIPERLDNAVRTHSHSTFGIKPLSATPADKLQTVEIGVLGLDCKGCALAAYESVARIEGVMQATANFKAGLVTAKFDPEKTNKAALEEALTRARVDLKKPAP
- a CDS encoding HEAT repeat domain-containing protein; translated protein: MLLCGAFTVALADPASSLALDVFALESGGVVEGEWLNRDELPLTHYRVRTGAGLVVSLQLTQVRQASQQRPALAEYQRLLPTFADTAADQWKLAEWCKVQQLTAERNLHVARVLDLDEKHAGARRAMGYVLLDGKWVKHAETRRQDGYELYKGRWRTIQEIELLEISAKRELEEKEWLGKIRRWRRELDIMAKAREAAEYLSDIHDPVAIGPLVTVMKEDKNRRIKMLFADVLAEMNNSAAERALVSISLSDADEEIFHYCLDKIVKANPPHIADGYIRALKDTNNVTINRAGIALGRLGDRTAIAPLIAALVTTHTQTVGSTGRGAGDTYSQSFSSSSNGTGGTNFRSNEGPKTYVYRVQNQHVLDGLAQLAGSGVNFGFNSQAWQFWYAQEKQAVVKPAALERRQ
- a CDS encoding DUF6800 family protein, with the protein product MGGIIHRMKELRQRRKRKKKLAVFKRKAVKASASEKAVIANKLRRMTAGAEVIIAAMGLEEKR